The Pseudodesulfovibrio sp. zrk46 genome contains a region encoding:
- a CDS encoding TerB family tellurite resistance protein: protein MLDTLSQPEAVCILCLLMVGADDEVKMEEISSMLNNPFFKEHVTQKIGSHRKFLKRFKKAKAEVGAKALEQKAITVIKTTFPAFQLKLLALLTLIAGADNNYDQQEKELIARIATNLGVSIEDVQPELEKMREAILNMPIRDDDSTSNGDPS, encoded by the coding sequence ATGTTAGATACTCTTTCACAACCAGAAGCAGTTTGCATTCTGTGTTTGCTTATGGTTGGAGCTGATGACGAGGTCAAAATGGAAGAAATATCCTCAATGCTAAACAACCCCTTTTTTAAAGAACATGTAACCCAAAAAATTGGCTCTCACAGAAAATTTCTTAAACGTTTCAAAAAAGCCAAAGCTGAAGTGGGAGCAAAAGCTCTCGAGCAAAAGGCAATCACTGTAATCAAAACCACTTTCCCCGCCTTCCAACTTAAACTACTTGCCTTGCTGACCCTCATTGCAGGAGCAGATAACAATTATGATCAGCAGGAAAAAGAACTTATTGCACGAATTGCCACCAACCTCGGGGTTTCTATCGAAGATGTGCAGCCTGAACTTGAAAAGATGAGAGAGGCCATATTAAATATGCCAATTCGAGATGATGATTCAACCTCCAACGGCGATCCTTCTTAA
- a CDS encoding amino acid ABC transporter permease: MFKRYFEKLWVQNLSLLVLLGLVAYYFAFVFEFKYDFNWAVFTTEGQYGHMGHLMLNGLNTTITITLYSAAIALAMGTIFGLARLSSFKPVYWFATCYVELFRNTPLLVQLFFWYFALPYAFPEEIRFQLFEMNFEFWTATVGVGIFTGAFMAEIIRAGIQSIPKGLLEASYSSGLTFPQTLRKIILPLSFREIIPPLGSEFLNNMKNTSLAMTIGVGEVCWSMQEVLSLTYHSFEALIAATIIYLCLSLTIAFILNLVNIKLKIMPRGQEPLSRKVANILFYPLELLGEGMEYVLWYFRKSPDQSKTVSPLRRIVSLSWKGTILGAKILFVAALAGLIYQTVMAVAGFNFEVIKNNLYALTFWRFPNGDDTEFFMGLGGLAGALLMAVISISGSFVIGLLVGMGRTARNRVFRIPCTLYIELVRAIPLILVIFWFYTVVLDIIFKIELHAFWAATIAMTFFFAAYIAETVRGGIENIPPGQVEAAKASGLTYLQTMRKIVLPQALKQMLPALVGMFIAAFKDTSLAYIIGVMELTRAAYAINNRIMVHPFEIYTTIAVMYFVFSYFMSLYAKRLERKLSPENVRIEM; encoded by the coding sequence ATGTTTAAAAGATATTTCGAAAAGCTTTGGGTCCAGAACCTTTCCCTACTCGTCCTGTTGGGACTGGTTGCATACTATTTCGCCTTTGTCTTCGAGTTTAAATACGATTTCAACTGGGCTGTTTTCACCACTGAAGGTCAGTATGGACACATGGGGCATCTGATGCTCAATGGTCTAAATACGACCATCACAATTACGCTTTATTCGGCTGCTATCGCCCTAGCTATGGGCACCATATTTGGTCTGGCCAGACTTTCCAGCTTCAAACCTGTATACTGGTTTGCAACCTGCTATGTGGAACTCTTCCGCAACACGCCGCTTCTGGTTCAGCTTTTCTTCTGGTACTTTGCCCTGCCCTATGCCTTCCCTGAAGAGATTCGTTTTCAACTCTTTGAAATGAATTTTGAGTTCTGGACGGCTACAGTTGGTGTTGGCATATTTACTGGTGCATTTATGGCTGAGATTATCCGAGCAGGCATTCAGTCAATTCCAAAAGGACTGCTGGAAGCCTCTTACTCATCTGGCCTGACCTTCCCGCAGACGTTACGCAAAATCATCCTGCCTCTTTCCTTCCGTGAGATCATTCCGCCCTTAGGCAGTGAATTCCTCAACAACATGAAAAACACCTCCCTTGCCATGACAATCGGCGTAGGCGAGGTATGTTGGTCTATGCAGGAAGTGCTCTCTTTGACATATCACTCTTTTGAAGCACTTATTGCAGCGACCATTATCTACTTGTGTCTGTCATTAACGATCGCATTCATTCTGAACTTGGTAAACATCAAGCTCAAAATCATGCCTCGAGGACAGGAACCTCTCTCCAGAAAAGTCGCTAATATTCTGTTCTATCCTTTAGAACTCCTCGGCGAAGGAATGGAATACGTTCTTTGGTACTTCCGTAAATCGCCTGATCAGTCCAAGACTGTTTCTCCGCTCCGTCGCATTGTATCTCTTTCTTGGAAAGGAACCATCCTTGGTGCTAAAATACTCTTTGTAGCCGCCTTGGCTGGTCTTATTTACCAAACGGTGATGGCTGTCGCTGGATTCAACTTTGAGGTTATCAAAAACAACCTTTACGCATTGACTTTCTGGCGTTTTCCGAATGGCGATGACACGGAGTTCTTCATGGGACTTGGCGGTTTGGCCGGCGCTCTGCTGATGGCTGTTATTTCCATCTCCGGCAGCTTCGTTATTGGCCTGCTCGTAGGCATGGGCCGTACTGCACGAAACCGTGTTTTCCGAATTCCTTGTACCTTATACATTGAATTAGTACGCGCTATTCCTCTGATCTTGGTCATTTTCTGGTTTTACACCGTAGTGCTAGATATCATCTTCAAGATTGAACTTCATGCATTCTGGGCAGCAACCATTGCTATGACCTTCTTCTTTGCAGCGTATATTGCCGAGACTGTTCGCGGAGGAATTGAAAACATCCCACCTGGACAAGTAGAAGCAGCGAAAGCCTCCGGCCTGACCTACCTGCAAACCATGCGTAAGATCGTCCTTCCTCAGGCACTTAAACAAATGTTGCCAGCTTTAGTCGGCATGTTTATCGCCGCCTTCAAAGACACGTCCCTCGCATATATTATTGGTGTCATGGAACTGACCCGTGCAGCTTACGCCATCAATAATCGCATCATGGTTCATCCTTTTGAGATTTATACTACCATTGCGGTTATGTACTTCGTCTTCAGTTATTTCATGTCATTGTACGCAAAGAGATTAGAGCGAAAACTAAGCCCGGAAAATGTTCGTATCGAGATGTAG
- a CDS encoding ABC transporter substrate-binding protein: protein MRVLKITVLAALLVMAASVAFAGPTYDRVMSNKVVKAGITNQGIPFGFINDQNEWVGFDVDMATEIAKRLGCKLEKTVVNNNTRISFVQTNPPKVDMVLSNMTHKRVRDEKIDFSITYFFDGQKFLARKGKIKSPADLAKAKVGSMQGTTSIVNATEYLKKQGNPNPKVIGYDGEVAMFEALRSGRVQAITTDSTILLGYAAKVPGQFELVGEFISDEPYGIGLPQDDSAWRDIINFTIQDMWKDGTYMTIYNKWFGPDSAYPFPMTEKIEMWP from the coding sequence ATGAGAGTTCTCAAAATCACCGTCCTGGCCGCCCTGCTCGTGATGGCCGCTTCTGTTGCCTTTGCAGGCCCCACCTATGACCGCGTGATGTCCAATAAGGTCGTCAAAGCCGGTATCACCAACCAGGGTATCCCCTTCGGCTTCATCAACGATCAGAACGAATGGGTCGGCTTCGATGTTGATATGGCTACTGAAATCGCCAAGCGCCTCGGCTGCAAACTGGAAAAGACCGTTGTAAATAACAACACCCGTATTTCCTTCGTGCAGACCAACCCGCCCAAAGTCGACATGGTCTTGTCCAACATGACCCACAAGCGCGTCCGCGATGAGAAGATTGACTTCTCCATCACCTACTTTTTCGATGGTCAGAAGTTCCTGGCTCGCAAGGGTAAGATTAAGTCCCCCGCAGATTTGGCCAAAGCAAAGGTCGGCTCCATGCAGGGTACCACCTCTATCGTTAATGCAACCGAATACCTGAAGAAGCAGGGCAACCCCAATCCCAAGGTTATCGGTTACGACGGCGAAGTCGCCATGTTCGAAGCTCTGCGCTCCGGTCGCGTTCAGGCTATCACCACTGACTCCACCATCCTGCTCGGCTACGCTGCCAAGGTTCCTGGTCAGTTTGAACTGGTTGGCGAATTCATCTCCGATGAGCCTTACGGCATCGGCCTCCCCCAGGATGATTCCGCATGGCGCGACATCATCAACTTCACCATTCAGGACATGTGGAAAGATGGTACTTACATGACCATCTACAACAAGTGGTTCGGTCCCGATTCCGCTTACCCCTTCCCCATGACCGAAAAGATCGAGATGTGGCCGTAG
- a CDS encoding amino acid ABC transporter ATP-binding protein — MISFKNVNKWYGDFHVLNNINLEIEKGEVVVICGPSGSGKSTLIRCINRLEPIQEGDIIVDGMNVSDSRTNMTMLRAEVGFVFQQFNLYPHMTVLDNILLAPTMVRRQPKGKATALAMELLKKVDIPDKAGSYPSQLSGGQQQRVAIARGLAMQPKIMLFDEPTSALDPEMINEVLDVMKSLAREGMTMICVTHEMGFAREVADRVIFMDGGNLIEENTPEEFFNNPKSDRTKDFLSKILSH, encoded by the coding sequence GTGATTTCTTTCAAAAATGTCAACAAGTGGTATGGGGATTTCCACGTCCTCAACAACATCAATCTGGAAATTGAAAAAGGCGAAGTCGTGGTCATTTGCGGTCCGTCGGGGTCCGGAAAATCCACTCTTATCAGATGTATAAATAGACTGGAACCAATCCAGGAAGGTGACATCATTGTCGACGGCATGAATGTGTCCGATTCCCGGACAAACATGACCATGCTGCGCGCAGAAGTCGGTTTCGTTTTTCAGCAATTCAACTTGTACCCGCACATGACTGTGCTGGACAACATTCTTCTGGCACCGACAATGGTTCGCCGCCAGCCTAAGGGCAAAGCCACAGCGCTGGCCATGGAATTGCTCAAAAAAGTCGATATTCCAGACAAAGCTGGCTCGTATCCATCGCAGCTATCTGGCGGCCAGCAACAGCGAGTCGCAATTGCTCGTGGACTTGCCATGCAACCCAAGATCATGCTCTTTGATGAGCCCACGTCCGCTCTGGACCCAGAAATGATTAATGAAGTCTTGGATGTTATGAAATCTTTGGCGCGTGAAGGCATGACCATGATTTGTGTTACGCACGAAATGGGATTTGCTCGCGAAGTTGCTGATCGTGTCATTTTCATGGATGGGGGCAACCTGATTGAAGAGAATACTCCTGAAGAATTCTTCAACAACCCCAAAAGCGACCGTACCAAAGATTTCCTGAGCAAAATCCTGAGCCACTAG
- a CDS encoding L-serine ammonia-lyase, translating to MPPVRTSIFELLKIGPGPSSSHTIGPMRAGYDFMDRIRELPDNIRLKGEDLEIRLFGSLSATGEGHGTPRAIMSGMIGFLPDSCQPDILSQFDDKDAPFELDIHGKVITYHPGDIIMDAVQHDYPHSNTMIFRYKAGDEILLERMYFSVGGGFLRWQGWEEPERGEPQFPYKSMAQLKDHLRANEMRLHELILANEMSMTGMTKDEIYTDLDHVIETMERAVELGIQTTGILPGPIGLQRKAPVMYERAKKEYFQGPGFLKAINAYALAASEENASGHCVVTAPTCGAAGVIPALLFMLKRHMGALQDEIREGLLAACAIGFLCKHNASISGAEVGCQGEVGVASAMAAAFMAYARGYRFQVTENAAEIAIEHHLGLTCDPVGGYVQIPCIERNAMGAVKAYNAYVIASTLDESYQKVDLDKVIQAMAQTGKDMSRNYKETSLAGLAVSVADC from the coding sequence ATGCCTCCAGTAAGAACTTCCATATTCGAACTTCTTAAAATTGGTCCTGGTCCATCTAGCTCTCACACCATCGGCCCAATGAGAGCCGGTTACGATTTTATGGACCGTATTCGCGAACTCCCCGACAATATTAGGCTTAAAGGCGAGGACCTAGAAATACGTCTATTTGGCTCACTCTCCGCGACAGGCGAAGGCCACGGCACACCTCGAGCTATCATGTCAGGTATGATTGGTTTCCTGCCCGATTCATGCCAACCCGACATATTGAGCCAATTTGACGATAAGGATGCCCCGTTCGAATTGGACATACACGGAAAAGTTATCACCTATCATCCCGGCGATATTATAATGGACGCAGTGCAGCATGATTATCCGCACAGCAACACAATGATCTTTCGCTACAAAGCTGGTGACGAAATCCTTTTAGAACGAATGTATTTCTCTGTGGGTGGTGGTTTCCTTCGTTGGCAAGGCTGGGAAGAGCCTGAACGCGGAGAACCTCAATTTCCTTATAAATCTATGGCCCAACTCAAAGACCACCTTCGGGCAAATGAAATGCGATTGCATGAACTGATTCTTGCCAATGAGATGTCCATGACAGGAATGACGAAAGATGAGATTTATACAGATCTCGACCATGTCATTGAAACGATGGAGCGTGCTGTAGAATTAGGTATCCAAACAACCGGCATTTTACCTGGTCCCATTGGCTTACAGCGCAAAGCCCCAGTGATGTATGAACGTGCTAAAAAGGAATATTTTCAAGGTCCTGGGTTTCTTAAAGCTATCAACGCATACGCATTAGCTGCTTCCGAAGAAAACGCATCCGGCCACTGTGTAGTTACAGCGCCAACATGTGGAGCCGCTGGTGTCATCCCAGCATTACTTTTCATGCTAAAACGCCACATGGGCGCACTACAAGATGAAATACGTGAAGGATTGCTCGCAGCCTGCGCAATAGGCTTTCTTTGCAAACATAACGCATCCATTTCAGGTGCAGAAGTAGGTTGCCAAGGAGAAGTAGGAGTAGCCTCAGCAATGGCTGCAGCCTTTATGGCATACGCTCGCGGTTATCGTTTTCAGGTAACTGAAAATGCGGCAGAAATAGCCATAGAACACCACTTGGGATTAACATGCGACCCTGTGGGCGGCTACGTTCAAATCCCCTGCATCGAACGTAATGCCATGGGAGCTGTAAAAGCATATAATGCATACGTCATCGCTTCCACTTTAGATGAGTCCTATCAAAAGGTAGATTTGGACAAAGTCATTCAGGCAATGGCTCAAACAGGCAAGGATATGTCCAGAAACTACAAAGAAACATCCCTTGCTGGTCTAGCTGTGTCGGTCGCAGACTGTTAG
- a CDS encoding superoxide dismutase, Ni codes for MKKMYSIMIAFGLTLVLAIPRVMAHCQVPCGIYDDNARVASMLEDAITIKKAVSLLNELNSKSDVQSRQQFVRWVNTKEQHAQKIISTISDYFLTQRVKANQDDYVQRLKDHHAVIVGAMKAKQNATDDVASNLEEAIKLLLKYYPEHKH; via the coding sequence ATGAAAAAGATGTATTCTATTATGATAGCTTTTGGGTTGACACTGGTTCTTGCAATTCCGCGCGTTATGGCTCACTGCCAAGTTCCTTGTGGTATTTATGATGATAACGCACGCGTTGCATCAATGCTGGAAGACGCAATCACCATCAAAAAAGCTGTTAGTCTTTTGAATGAATTGAATAGTAAGTCCGATGTGCAGTCTAGGCAGCAGTTCGTTCGGTGGGTCAATACTAAGGAACAACATGCTCAAAAGATAATCAGCACTATTAGTGATTACTTTTTGACCCAGCGAGTCAAGGCTAATCAAGATGACTACGTGCAACGTCTCAAGGATCACCATGCTGTTATTGTGGGCGCTATGAAGGCCAAGCAAAATGCTACGGATGACGTTGCTTCTAATCTGGAAGAAGCGATTAAGCTGTTGCTCAAGTATTATCCAGAGCATAAGCATTAG